A single region of the Triticum dicoccoides isolate Atlit2015 ecotype Zavitan chromosome 2B, WEW_v2.0, whole genome shotgun sequence genome encodes:
- the LOC119361137 gene encoding methylesterase 3-like, whose translation MSSSSAPAAAVATSTRLILVHGTGHGGWCWYKVATLLRAAGHRVDAPDLAACGADARPLRDAPTFEDYTRPLLDALRALPDGERAVLVGHSFGGMSVALAAEEFPDKVAAAVFLAAFMPDCASPRTRVIEKVLVSDWMDSVIEEEHAPPSVFLGPELVRRKLYQLSPEEDYTLCQSLARVSSYYVADQQQRPPFSAARYGGVTKVYVVAKQDLAMVEEYQRQMIAGIPVAEVREMADADHMVMLSAPEELAGHLADIANNYT comes from the coding sequence ATGTCTTCTTCCTCTGCGCCAGCGGCCGCTGTGGCGACGTCGACCCGCCTCATCCTGGTGCACGGCACGGGCCACGGCGGGTGGTGCTGGTACAAGGTGGCCACGCTGCTCCGCGCCGCGGGGCACCGCGTGGACGCGCCGGACCTCGCGGCCTGCGGCGCGGATGCGCGCCCGCTGCGCGACGCGCCCACCTTCGAGGACTACACGCGCCCCCTGCTCGACGCGCTCCGGGCCCTCCCGGACGGCGAGCGGGCGGTGCTCGTGGGCCACAGCTTCGGCGGGATGAGCGTCGCGCTCGCGGCCGAAGAGTTCCCCGACAAGGTTGCGGCGGCCGTGTTCCTCGCCGCTTTCATGCCGGACTGCGCCAGCCCGCGCACCCGCGTCATCGAGAAGGTTCTCGTGTCCGACTGGATGGACAGTGTTATCGAAGAGGAGCACGCCCCGCCGTCGGTGTTCCTCGGGCCCGAGCTCGTGCGCCGGAAGCTCTACCAGCTGAGCCCGGAGGAGGACTACACGCTGTGCCAGAGCCTGGCGCGGGTGAGCTCCTACTACGTGGCTGACCAGCAGCAACGGCCACCGTTCAGCGCTGCCCGATACGGCGGGGTGACCAAGGTCTACGTGGTCGCCAAGCAGGATCTGGCCATGGTCGAGGAGTACCAGAGGCAGATGATCGCAGGCATCCCCGTGGCTGAGGTCAGGGAGATGGCTGACGCCGACCACATGGTCATGCTCTCCGCGCCGGAGGAACTGGCGGGCCACCTCGCCGACATCGCCAACAACTACACTTAA